The following coding sequences lie in one Desmodus rotundus isolate HL8 chromosome 1, HLdesRot8A.1, whole genome shotgun sequence genomic window:
- the MAZ gene encoding myc-associated zinc finger protein isoform X3, with translation MDPGNWSSFIFQGHAQNPLQVGAELQSRFFASQGCAQSPFQAAPAPPPTPQAQAAEPLQVDLLPVLAAAQESAAAAAAAAAAAAAAAVAAAPPTPAAASTVDTAALKQPPAPPPPPPPVSAPAAEAAPPVSAATIAAATAVVAPTSTVAVAPVTSALEKKTKSKGPYICALCAKEFKNGYNLRRHEAIHTGAKAGRVPSGAMKMPTMVPLSLLSVPQLSGAGGGGGEAGAGGGAAAVAAGGVVTTTASGKRIRKNHACEMCGKAFRDVYHLNRHKLSHSDEKPYQCPVCQQRFKRKDRMSYHVRSHDGAVHKPYNCSHCGKSFSRPDHLNSHVRQVHSTERPFKCEKCEAAFATKDRLRAHTVRHEEKVPCHVCGKMLSSAYISDHMKVHSQGPHHVCELCNKGFTTAAYLRIHAVKDHGLQAPRADRILCKLCSVHCKTPAQLAGHMQTHLGGAAPPVPGDAPQPQSTC, from the exons aTGGATCCCGGCAACTGGAGCAGCTTCATCTTCCAG GGTCACGCCCAGAACCCCCTGCAGGTCGGGGCTGAGCTCCAGTCCCGCTTCTTTGCCTCCCAGGGCTGCGCCCAGAGTCCATTCCAG GCCGCCCCGGCGCCCCCACCCACGCCCCAGGCCCAGGCGGCCGAGCCCCTCCAGGTGGACTTGCTCCCGGTTCTCGCCGCCGCCCAGGAGTCTGCAGCCGCGGCAGCCGCGGCCgcagctgccgccgccgccgccgccgttgCTGCGGCGCCCCCAACCCCGGCCGCCGCCTCCACAGTGGACACAGCGGCTTTGAAGCAGCCGCCCGCACCCCCTCCGCCGCCCCCGCCGGTGTCGGCTCCCGCTGCCGAGGCCGCGCCCCCTGTCTCTGCCGCCACCATCGCCGCAGCCACCGCCGTCGTAGCCCCAACCTCGACGGTTGCTGTGGCCCCAGTCACATCTGCCTTGGAGAAGAAGACAAAGAGTAAGGGGCCCTATATCTGCGCCCTGTGCGCCAAGGAGTTCAAGAACGGCTACAACCTCCGGAGGCACGAGGCCATCCACACGGGAGCCAAGGCTGGCCGGGTCCCTTCGGGTGCTATGAAGATGCCCACCATGGTGCCCCTGAGCCTCCTGAGCGTGCCCCAACTGAGTGGAGccggtggaggagggggagaggcgggTGCCGGCGGCGGAGCGGCCGCAGTGGCAGCCGGTGGCGTAGTGACCACCACCGCCTCGGGAAAGCGCATCCGGAAGAACCACGCCTGTGAGATGTGCGGCAAGGCCTTCCGCGACGTCTACCATCTGAACCGACACAAGCTGTCGCACTCCGACGAGAAGCCCTACCAGTGCCCTGTGTGCCAACAGCGCTTCAAGCGCAAGGACCGCATGAGCTACCACGTGCGCTCACATGACGGCGCTGTGCACAAGCCCTACAACTGCTCCCACTGTGGCAAGAGCTTCTCCCG GCCGGATCACCTCAACAGTCACGTCAGACAAGTGCACTCAACAGAACGGCCCTTCAAATGTGAG aaaTGTGAGGCAGCTTTCGCTACGAAGGATCGACTGCGGGCGCACACAGTACGACATGAGGAGAAGGTGCCATGTCACGTATGTGGCAAGATGCTGAGCTCGGCTTATATTTCGGACCACATGAAGGTGCACAGCCAGGGCCCTCATCATGTCTGTGAGCTCTGCAACAAAG gCTTCACCACGGCAGCATACCTGCGCATCCACGCGGTGAAGGACCATGGGCTCCAGGCCCCGCGGGCTGACCGCATCCTGTGCAAGCTGTGCAGCGTGCACTGCAAGACCCCCGCCCAGCTGGCCGGCCACATGCAGACCCATCTGGGGGGGGCCGCACCCCCTGTCCCGGGAGATGCCCCCCAGCCACAGTCCACCTGCTGA
- the MAZ gene encoding myc-associated zinc finger protein isoform X4, giving the protein MDPGNWSSFIFQGHAQNPLQVGAELQSRFFASQGCAQSPFQAAPAPPPTPQAQAAEPLQVDLLPVLAAAQESAAAAAAAAAAAAAAAVAAAPPTPAAASTVDTAALKQPPAPPPPPPPVSAPAAEAAPPVSAATIAAATAVVAPTSTVAVAPVTSALEKKTKSKGPYICALCAKEFKNGYNLRRHEAIHTGAKAGRVPSGAMKMPTMVPLSLLSVPQLSGAGGGGGEAGAGGGAAAVAAGGVVTTTASGKRIRKNHACEMCGKAFRDVYHLNRHKLSHSDEKPYQCPVCQQRFKRKDRMSYHVRSHDGAVHKPYNCSHCGKSFSRPDHLNSHVRQVHSTERPFKCEKCEAAFATKDRLRAHTVRHEEKVPCHVCGKMLSSAYISDHMKVHSQGPHHVCELCNKGTGEVCPVAAAAAAAAAAAAAAAAAAAASVAAPPTAVGALSGAEGVPVSSQPLPSQPW; this is encoded by the exons aTGGATCCCGGCAACTGGAGCAGCTTCATCTTCCAG GGTCACGCCCAGAACCCCCTGCAGGTCGGGGCTGAGCTCCAGTCCCGCTTCTTTGCCTCCCAGGGCTGCGCCCAGAGTCCATTCCAG GCCGCCCCGGCGCCCCCACCCACGCCCCAGGCCCAGGCGGCCGAGCCCCTCCAGGTGGACTTGCTCCCGGTTCTCGCCGCCGCCCAGGAGTCTGCAGCCGCGGCAGCCGCGGCCgcagctgccgccgccgccgccgccgttgCTGCGGCGCCCCCAACCCCGGCCGCCGCCTCCACAGTGGACACAGCGGCTTTGAAGCAGCCGCCCGCACCCCCTCCGCCGCCCCCGCCGGTGTCGGCTCCCGCTGCCGAGGCCGCGCCCCCTGTCTCTGCCGCCACCATCGCCGCAGCCACCGCCGTCGTAGCCCCAACCTCGACGGTTGCTGTGGCCCCAGTCACATCTGCCTTGGAGAAGAAGACAAAGAGTAAGGGGCCCTATATCTGCGCCCTGTGCGCCAAGGAGTTCAAGAACGGCTACAACCTCCGGAGGCACGAGGCCATCCACACGGGAGCCAAGGCTGGCCGGGTCCCTTCGGGTGCTATGAAGATGCCCACCATGGTGCCCCTGAGCCTCCTGAGCGTGCCCCAACTGAGTGGAGccggtggaggagggggagaggcgggTGCCGGCGGCGGAGCGGCCGCAGTGGCAGCCGGTGGCGTAGTGACCACCACCGCCTCGGGAAAGCGCATCCGGAAGAACCACGCCTGTGAGATGTGCGGCAAGGCCTTCCGCGACGTCTACCATCTGAACCGACACAAGCTGTCGCACTCCGACGAGAAGCCCTACCAGTGCCCTGTGTGCCAACAGCGCTTCAAGCGCAAGGACCGCATGAGCTACCACGTGCGCTCACATGACGGCGCTGTGCACAAGCCCTACAACTGCTCCCACTGTGGCAAGAGCTTCTCCCG GCCGGATCACCTCAACAGTCACGTCAGACAAGTGCACTCAACAGAACGGCCCTTCAAATGTGAG aaaTGTGAGGCAGCTTTCGCTACGAAGGATCGACTGCGGGCGCACACAGTACGACATGAGGAGAAGGTGCCATGTCACGTATGTGGCAAGATGCTGAGCTCGGCTTATATTTCGGACCACATGAAGGTGCACAGCCAGGGCCCTCATCATGTCTGTGAGCTCTGCAACAAAG GTACCGGTGAGGTTTGTCCagtggcggcggcagcggcggcggcagcagcggcggcagcagcagcagcagcagcagctgctgcatcAGTGGCAGCCCCTCCTACAGCTGTGGGCGCCCTctctggggctgagggggtgcCTGTGAGCTCTCAGCCacttccctcccagccctggtga
- the MAZ gene encoding myc-associated zinc finger protein isoform X2, translating into MFPVFPCTLLAPPFPVLGLDSRGVGGLMNSFPPPQGHAQNPLQVGAELQSRFFASQGCAQSPFQAAPAPPPTPQAQAAEPLQVDLLPVLAAAQESAAAAAAAAAAAAAAAVAAAPPTPAAASTVDTAALKQPPAPPPPPPPVSAPAAEAAPPVSAATIAAATAVVAPTSTVAVAPVTSALEKKTKSKGPYICALCAKEFKNGYNLRRHEAIHTGAKAGRVPSGAMKMPTMVPLSLLSVPQLSGAGGGGGEAGAGGGAAAVAAGGVVTTTASGKRIRKNHACEMCGKAFRDVYHLNRHKLSHSDEKPYQCPVCQQRFKRKDRMSYHVRSHDGAVHKPYNCSHCGKSFSRPDHLNSHVRQVHSTERPFKCEKCEAAFATKDRLRAHTVRHEEKVPCHVCGKMLSSAYISDHMKVHSQGPHHVCELCNKGTGEVCPVAAAAAAAAAAAAAAAAAAAASVAAPPTAVGALSGAEGVPVSSQPLPSQPW; encoded by the exons ATGTTCCCCGTGTTCCCTTGCACGCTGCTGGCCCCCCCCTTCCCCGTGCTGGGCCTGGATTCCCGGGGGGTGGGCGGCCTCATGAACTCCTTCCCGCCACCTCAGGGTCACGCCCAGAACCCCCTGCAGGTCGGGGCTGAGCTCCAGTCCCGCTTCTTTGCCTCCCAGGGCTGCGCCCAGAGTCCATTCCAG GCCGCCCCGGCGCCCCCACCCACGCCCCAGGCCCAGGCGGCCGAGCCCCTCCAGGTGGACTTGCTCCCGGTTCTCGCCGCCGCCCAGGAGTCTGCAGCCGCGGCAGCCGCGGCCgcagctgccgccgccgccgccgccgttgCTGCGGCGCCCCCAACCCCGGCCGCCGCCTCCACAGTGGACACAGCGGCTTTGAAGCAGCCGCCCGCACCCCCTCCGCCGCCCCCGCCGGTGTCGGCTCCCGCTGCCGAGGCCGCGCCCCCTGTCTCTGCCGCCACCATCGCCGCAGCCACCGCCGTCGTAGCCCCAACCTCGACGGTTGCTGTGGCCCCAGTCACATCTGCCTTGGAGAAGAAGACAAAGAGTAAGGGGCCCTATATCTGCGCCCTGTGCGCCAAGGAGTTCAAGAACGGCTACAACCTCCGGAGGCACGAGGCCATCCACACGGGAGCCAAGGCTGGCCGGGTCCCTTCGGGTGCTATGAAGATGCCCACCATGGTGCCCCTGAGCCTCCTGAGCGTGCCCCAACTGAGTGGAGccggtggaggagggggagaggcgggTGCCGGCGGCGGAGCGGCCGCAGTGGCAGCCGGTGGCGTAGTGACCACCACCGCCTCGGGAAAGCGCATCCGGAAGAACCACGCCTGTGAGATGTGCGGCAAGGCCTTCCGCGACGTCTACCATCTGAACCGACACAAGCTGTCGCACTCCGACGAGAAGCCCTACCAGTGCCCTGTGTGCCAACAGCGCTTCAAGCGCAAGGACCGCATGAGCTACCACGTGCGCTCACATGACGGCGCTGTGCACAAGCCCTACAACTGCTCCCACTGTGGCAAGAGCTTCTCCCG GCCGGATCACCTCAACAGTCACGTCAGACAAGTGCACTCAACAGAACGGCCCTTCAAATGTGAG aaaTGTGAGGCAGCTTTCGCTACGAAGGATCGACTGCGGGCGCACACAGTACGACATGAGGAGAAGGTGCCATGTCACGTATGTGGCAAGATGCTGAGCTCGGCTTATATTTCGGACCACATGAAGGTGCACAGCCAGGGCCCTCATCATGTCTGTGAGCTCTGCAACAAAG GTACCGGTGAGGTTTGTCCagtggcggcggcagcggcggcggcagcagcggcggcagcagcagcagcagcagcagctgctgcatcAGTGGCAGCCCCTCCTACAGCTGTGGGCGCCCTctctggggctgagggggtgcCTGTGAGCTCTCAGCCacttccctcccagccctggtga
- the MAZ gene encoding myc-associated zinc finger protein isoform X1, with the protein MFPVFPCTLLAPPFPVLGLDSRGVGGLMNSFPPPQGHAQNPLQVGAELQSRFFASQGCAQSPFQAAPAPPPTPQAQAAEPLQVDLLPVLAAAQESAAAAAAAAAAAAAAAVAAAPPTPAAASTVDTAALKQPPAPPPPPPPVSAPAAEAAPPVSAATIAAATAVVAPTSTVAVAPVTSALEKKTKSKGPYICALCAKEFKNGYNLRRHEAIHTGAKAGRVPSGAMKMPTMVPLSLLSVPQLSGAGGGGGEAGAGGGAAAVAAGGVVTTTASGKRIRKNHACEMCGKAFRDVYHLNRHKLSHSDEKPYQCPVCQQRFKRKDRMSYHVRSHDGAVHKPYNCSHCGKSFSRPDHLNSHVRQVHSTERPFKCEKCEAAFATKDRLRAHTVRHEEKVPCHVCGKMLSSAYISDHMKVHSQGPHHVCELCNKGFTTAAYLRIHAVKDHGLQAPRADRILCKLCSVHCKTPAQLAGHMQTHLGGAAPPVPGDAPQPQSTC; encoded by the exons ATGTTCCCCGTGTTCCCTTGCACGCTGCTGGCCCCCCCCTTCCCCGTGCTGGGCCTGGATTCCCGGGGGGTGGGCGGCCTCATGAACTCCTTCCCGCCACCTCAGGGTCACGCCCAGAACCCCCTGCAGGTCGGGGCTGAGCTCCAGTCCCGCTTCTTTGCCTCCCAGGGCTGCGCCCAGAGTCCATTCCAG GCCGCCCCGGCGCCCCCACCCACGCCCCAGGCCCAGGCGGCCGAGCCCCTCCAGGTGGACTTGCTCCCGGTTCTCGCCGCCGCCCAGGAGTCTGCAGCCGCGGCAGCCGCGGCCgcagctgccgccgccgccgccgccgttgCTGCGGCGCCCCCAACCCCGGCCGCCGCCTCCACAGTGGACACAGCGGCTTTGAAGCAGCCGCCCGCACCCCCTCCGCCGCCCCCGCCGGTGTCGGCTCCCGCTGCCGAGGCCGCGCCCCCTGTCTCTGCCGCCACCATCGCCGCAGCCACCGCCGTCGTAGCCCCAACCTCGACGGTTGCTGTGGCCCCAGTCACATCTGCCTTGGAGAAGAAGACAAAGAGTAAGGGGCCCTATATCTGCGCCCTGTGCGCCAAGGAGTTCAAGAACGGCTACAACCTCCGGAGGCACGAGGCCATCCACACGGGAGCCAAGGCTGGCCGGGTCCCTTCGGGTGCTATGAAGATGCCCACCATGGTGCCCCTGAGCCTCCTGAGCGTGCCCCAACTGAGTGGAGccggtggaggagggggagaggcgggTGCCGGCGGCGGAGCGGCCGCAGTGGCAGCCGGTGGCGTAGTGACCACCACCGCCTCGGGAAAGCGCATCCGGAAGAACCACGCCTGTGAGATGTGCGGCAAGGCCTTCCGCGACGTCTACCATCTGAACCGACACAAGCTGTCGCACTCCGACGAGAAGCCCTACCAGTGCCCTGTGTGCCAACAGCGCTTCAAGCGCAAGGACCGCATGAGCTACCACGTGCGCTCACATGACGGCGCTGTGCACAAGCCCTACAACTGCTCCCACTGTGGCAAGAGCTTCTCCCG GCCGGATCACCTCAACAGTCACGTCAGACAAGTGCACTCAACAGAACGGCCCTTCAAATGTGAG aaaTGTGAGGCAGCTTTCGCTACGAAGGATCGACTGCGGGCGCACACAGTACGACATGAGGAGAAGGTGCCATGTCACGTATGTGGCAAGATGCTGAGCTCGGCTTATATTTCGGACCACATGAAGGTGCACAGCCAGGGCCCTCATCATGTCTGTGAGCTCTGCAACAAAG gCTTCACCACGGCAGCATACCTGCGCATCCACGCGGTGAAGGACCATGGGCTCCAGGCCCCGCGGGCTGACCGCATCCTGTGCAAGCTGTGCAGCGTGCACTGCAAGACCCCCGCCCAGCTGGCCGGCCACATGCAGACCCATCTGGGGGGGGCCGCACCCCCTGTCCCGGGAGATGCCCCCCAGCCACAGTCCACCTGCTGA
- the MAZ gene encoding myc-associated zinc finger protein isoform X5: protein MFPVFPCTLLAPPFPVLGLDSRGVGGLMNSFPPPQGHAQNPLQVGAELQSRFFASQGCAQSPFQAAPAPPPTPQAQAAEPLQVDLLPVLAAAQESAAAAAAAAAAAAAAAVAAAPPTPAAASTVDTAALKQPPAPPPPPPPVSAPAAEAAPPVSAATIAAATAVVAPTSTVAVAPVTSALEKKTKSKGPYICALCAKEFKNGYNLRRHEAIHTGAKAGRVPSGAMKMPTMVPLSLLSVPQLSGAGGGGGEAGAGGGAAAVAAGGVVTTTASGKRIRKNHACEMCGKAFRDVYHLNRHKLSHSDEKPYQCPVCQQRFKRKDRMSYHVRSHDGAVHKPYNCSHCGKSFSRPDHLNSHVRQVHSTERPFKCEASSSHSHFLQIKDPQGSDSFNLLSPPHSLKL, encoded by the exons ATGTTCCCCGTGTTCCCTTGCACGCTGCTGGCCCCCCCCTTCCCCGTGCTGGGCCTGGATTCCCGGGGGGTGGGCGGCCTCATGAACTCCTTCCCGCCACCTCAGGGTCACGCCCAGAACCCCCTGCAGGTCGGGGCTGAGCTCCAGTCCCGCTTCTTTGCCTCCCAGGGCTGCGCCCAGAGTCCATTCCAG GCCGCCCCGGCGCCCCCACCCACGCCCCAGGCCCAGGCGGCCGAGCCCCTCCAGGTGGACTTGCTCCCGGTTCTCGCCGCCGCCCAGGAGTCTGCAGCCGCGGCAGCCGCGGCCgcagctgccgccgccgccgccgccgttgCTGCGGCGCCCCCAACCCCGGCCGCCGCCTCCACAGTGGACACAGCGGCTTTGAAGCAGCCGCCCGCACCCCCTCCGCCGCCCCCGCCGGTGTCGGCTCCCGCTGCCGAGGCCGCGCCCCCTGTCTCTGCCGCCACCATCGCCGCAGCCACCGCCGTCGTAGCCCCAACCTCGACGGTTGCTGTGGCCCCAGTCACATCTGCCTTGGAGAAGAAGACAAAGAGTAAGGGGCCCTATATCTGCGCCCTGTGCGCCAAGGAGTTCAAGAACGGCTACAACCTCCGGAGGCACGAGGCCATCCACACGGGAGCCAAGGCTGGCCGGGTCCCTTCGGGTGCTATGAAGATGCCCACCATGGTGCCCCTGAGCCTCCTGAGCGTGCCCCAACTGAGTGGAGccggtggaggagggggagaggcgggTGCCGGCGGCGGAGCGGCCGCAGTGGCAGCCGGTGGCGTAGTGACCACCACCGCCTCGGGAAAGCGCATCCGGAAGAACCACGCCTGTGAGATGTGCGGCAAGGCCTTCCGCGACGTCTACCATCTGAACCGACACAAGCTGTCGCACTCCGACGAGAAGCCCTACCAGTGCCCTGTGTGCCAACAGCGCTTCAAGCGCAAGGACCGCATGAGCTACCACGTGCGCTCACATGACGGCGCTGTGCACAAGCCCTACAACTGCTCCCACTGTGGCAAGAGCTTCTCCCG GCCGGATCACCTCAACAGTCACGTCAGACAAGTGCACTCAACAGAACGGCCCTTCAAATGTGAG GCCTCATCGTCTCACTCCCATTTCCTACAGATCAAAGATCCCCAAGGCTCTGATTCCTTTAAcctcttgtcccctccccactccctgaagCTTTAA